A single window of Larimichthys crocea isolate SSNF chromosome XII, L_crocea_2.0, whole genome shotgun sequence DNA harbors:
- the radil2a gene encoding ras-associating and dilute domain-containing protein-like isoform X1: protein MISEERSSNVNKQALNFPVGLLIRSPKKRLAKLGRKPSNGSVQSTNSDSTTRSTESVGVRQPAKSKIRRHNNRLSTVFNHSPNLRDSSGRRGQTLGSGDLQAADDPAELSSQMSVPGILKIFGSDICQGTNYKSVLATTQSNAKELVKEALERYCLEKEDANSYVLCDVIGQTGADNQWKRECFRVVGDNEKPLMLQSLWKPKEGFSRRFEIQLRSSVEEQSLKDRDTVTAGINAQARKLQKSRSRVTSLFVDGSGEDVDGLGIWRSLSEMDLSAMGKEANRARQSALREDPEAEADKEVLRLGMEKEETESSDDNTTQYSIHPPFDFPYFLLLQGYSHRQDFVIYLMSGTTTIFGCCREHCNGEDEERLKVDILLFAPDVLPQHCCVRRLDSHNPTSTGEHRKTLTMLKPLHGAPVTRNGFLLKEEVELNPGDLVGLGKHYLFMFKDPTSTSGSHQTPPWMTRLCPNSDMKASCLSCGSIVTNRKFQRKFLPPRWRDPEGTEALVSYELEQEDSVLQEILDLLDPSGKEPKLTPAFLLSLCIQHSASTFKPTHFRQLLLRIASQIQLVMWEKTKELAAIQPETSSGDGQPDHLQLLSMEELIPGLQPLVLWMANSIELLHFIQHEVPQLLLRPQEDKAGLLDPEMSSTRTACEEAMTVLEEVIMFTFQQSVYYLTKSMYSALPSLLDGNPFSESGQLRVPDGLSGILEVLKEALKLLTAFQVHPDISLQLCAYLFFFINASLFNTFMERGSVAGFYQWSRGVQIRANLDLLMDWIQSIGLGDLATEFFQKLSAAVNLLATPKETLLQASWSSLRAEFAALNPAQLHHMLREYSSGKACPTGWTPSPDDAEDAVRTGDILESFDNHPPLILPSNTFHLELGKPIVEPALFEQLGRLQEFICRLPRRETRTDVEEQAPALRGTTTDSQSATSASTRVFQDPVAHQVVSDPVTCPSPKADPDCTSPTESSQARGSHGDLSSCEAVLTQKLKSLELQNTLPGQADLVYHKSLALDPSCLLTPPNTPQGMELAELEADLQEGARQQKKVSGYAEWKRESVDDEVVFTVELRRGPHGLGLALVDGTKTQLRMSGIYVKSVVPDSPAAQCQKLRTGDRILAVNGISLVGMEYNVGRELIRSSGDSLKLLVAKIDSKPSEKSSAATRC from the exons atgatttCAGAGGAGAGAAGCAGCAACGTAAACAAACAAGCCCTGAACTTCCCCGTGGGTTTACTCATCCGCTCCCCGAAGAAGCGCCTCGCCAAGCTGGGGAGGAAACCCAGCAATGGATCGGTGca GTCCACCAACTCTGACAGCACCACCCGCTCCACAGAGAGCGTGGGTGTTCGGCAGCCGGCCAAGAGTAAAATCCGCCGTCACAATAACAGGCTTTCGACTGTTTTCAACCACAGCCCCAACCTGCGGGACAGCAGTGGACGCCGGGGCCAGACGCTGGGCAGCGGTGACCTCCAGGCTGCAGACGACCCCGCAGAGCTGTCCAGCCAAATGTCTGTCCCCGGCATCCTGAAGATCTTCGGCAGCGACATCTGTCAGGGGACAAACTATAAGAGCGTGCTGGCCACCACTCAGTCCAACGCAAAGGAGCTGGTGAAGGAGGCGCTGGAGAG GTACTGCCTGGAAAAAGAAGACGCCAACAGCTACGTGCTCTGCGATGTGATTGGCCAGACGGGCGCGGATAACCAGTGGAAGAGGGAGTGTTTCCGGGTGGTGGGAGACAACGAGAAGCCGCTGATGCTGCAGTCACTTTGGAAACCCAAGGAAGGCTTCTCCAGACGCTTTGAAATCCAGCTGAGGTCGAGCGTCGAGGAGCAGAGTTTAAAGGACAGAGACACGGTCACAGCAG GCATCAACGCTCAGGCTCGTAAGCTGCAGAAGAGCCGCTCCAGAGTCACCTCGCTGTTTGTGGACGGCAGCGGGGAGGACGTGGACGGACTCGGGATCTGGAGGAGTCTGAGCGAGATGGATCTGTCTGCGATGGGGAAGGAGGCCAACCGGGCCCGACAGAGCGCGCTGAGGGAGGATCCCGAAGCTGAGGCCGACAAGGAGGTCCTGAGGCTCGgcatggagaaggaggagacggAGAGCAGCGACGACAACACCACCCAGTACTCCATTCACCCGCCGTTTGACTTCCCAtacttcctgctgctgcagggctacagccacagacag GATTTCGTCATCTACCTGATGAGTGGGACCACCACCATCTTCGGCTGCTGCAGGGAGCACTGTAACGGGGAAGACGAGGAGAGATTAAAGGTGGACATCCTTCTCTTCGCTCCTGACGTCCTCCCCCAACACTGCTGCGTCAGACGCCTGGACTCTCACAACCCGACCTCCACGGGGGAGCACAGAAAGACATTAACGATGCTGAAGCCTCTCCACGGCGCTCCTGTCACCAGGAACGGTTTCCTTCTTAAAGAGGAGGTGGAACTGAACCCCGGGGACTTGGTTGGCTTGGGGAAACACTATCTGTTCATGTTTAAGGATCCTACGAGCACGTCAGGATCCCATCAGACGCCTCCTTGGATGACCAGACTCTGCCCAAACTCTGATATGAAAGCGTCTTGTTTATCATGCGGCTCCATCGTCACCAACAGGAAGTTCCAGAGGAAGTTTTTACCGCCTCGTTGGAGGGACCCGGAAGGCACGGAGGCGTTGGTAAGCTACGAGCTGGAGCAGGAGGACAGCGTCCTGCAGGAGATTCTGGATCTGTTGGACCCCAGCGGAAAGGAACCAAAGCTGACGCCTGCTTTCCTGCTGAGCCTGTGCATCCAGCACTCGGCCTCCACGTTCAAGCCGACGCACTtcagacagctgctgctccGGATAGCCAGCCAGATCCAGCTTGTTATGTGG GAGAAGACAAAGGAGCTCGCAGCGATCCAGCCAGAAAC GAGCTCCGGTGACGGCCAGCCCGACCACCTTCAGCTGCTCAGCATGGAGGAACTGATCCCGGGTCTGCAGCCTCTGGTGCTGTGGATGGCCAACTCCATCGAACTGCTGCACTTCATCCAGCATGAAGtccctcagctgctgctccGTCCTCAGGAGGACAAAG CAGGTCTGTTGGACCCTGAGATGTCCTCCACTCGGACAGCCTGTGAGGAGGCCATGACTGTCTTGGAGGAAGTCATCATGTTCACCTTCCAGCAGTCTGTCTACTATCTAACAAAG AGCATGTATTCAGCCCTGCCCAGCCTGCTCGATGGGAACCCGTTCTCAGAGAGCGGTCAGCTGCGAGTCCCCGATGGCCTCAGCGGCATCCTGGAGGTGCTGAAGGAGGCGCTGAAGCTGCTCACAGCCTTCCAGGTCCACCCCGACATCTCATTACAACTCTGTGCCTACCTGTTCTTCTTCATCAACGCGTCGCTGTTCAACACCTTCATGGAGAGAG GATCTGTAGCTGGGTTCTACCAGTGGTCCCGAGGGGTTCAGATCCGGGCCAACCTGGACCTGCTGATGGACTGGATCCAGAGCATCGGTCTGGGCGATCTGGCCACCGAGTTCTTCCAGAagctttctgctgctgtcaacCTGCTGGCTACACCCAAAGAAACCCTCCTGCAG GCATCCTGGTCGTCTCTCAGGGCTGAGTTCGCCGCCCTGAACCCGGCTCAGCTTCACCACATGCTGAGGGAGTACAGCTCGGGTAAAGCCTGTCCCACCGGATGGACGCCGTCACCGGACGATGCAGAGGACGCCGTCAGGACGG GCGACATCCTGGAGAGCTTCGACAACCACCCGCCGCTCATCCTGCCCAGCAACACGTTCCACCTGGAGCTGGGTAAACCCATCGTGGAGCCCGCCCTGTTCGAGCAGCTCGGCCGTCTGCAGGAGTTCATATGCCGGCTGCCCCGCCGTGAAACCCGAACCGATGTGGAGGAACAG GCTCCGGCTCTCAGGGGGACGACCACAGACAGCCAGTCTGCGACCTCAGCCTCCACCAGAGTCTTCCAGGATCCTGTAGCCCATCAGGTGGTCTCTGACCCGGTTACCTGTCCATCCCCTAAGGCGGACCCGGACTGTACCTCCCCTACAGAGTCGTCTCAGGCCCGAGGATCTCATGGTGACCTCAGCAGCTGTGAGGCAGTCCTGACCCAGAAGCTGAAGAGCCTGGAACTGCAGAACACCCTCCCAGGACAGGCCGACCTGGTCTACCACAAGAGCCTGGCACTGGACCCGTCCTGCCTGCTGACGCCGCCCAACACTCCGCAGGGCATGGAGCTGGCTGAGCTGGAGGCCGACCTGCAGGAGGGCGCCCGGCAGCAAAAGAAAG tcAGTGGATACGCcgagtggaagagagagagcgtggATGATGAGGTGGTGTTCACGGTGGAGCTCCGCAGAGGACCTCACGGTCTGGGACTGGCGCTCGTGGATGGAACG AAAACTCAGCTGAGGATGAGCGGCATCTACGTGAAGTCGGTGGTTCCCGACTCTCCCGCCGCTCAGTGTCAGAAACTGAGAACGGGTGATCGCATCCTGGCTGTTAACGGCATCAGCCTGGTCGGTATGGAGTACAACGT CGGCAGAGAACTGATCCGATCATCGGGAGACTCGCTCAAACTTCTGGTGGCCAAGATCGACTCAAAGCCGAGTGAGAAGAGCTCGGCTGCGACCAGATGCTGA
- the radil2a gene encoding ras-associating and dilute domain-containing protein-like isoform X3, translating to MISEERSSNVNKQALNFPVGLLIRSPKKRLAKLGRKPSNGSVQSTNSDSTTRSTESVGVRQPAKSKIRRHNNRLSTVFNHSPNLRDSSGRRGQTLGSGDLQAADDPAELSSQMSVPGILKIFGSDICQGTNYKSVLATTQSNAKELVKEALERYCLEKEDANSYVLCDVIGQTGADNQWKRECFRVVGDNEKPLMLQSLWKPKEGFSRRFEIQLRSSVEEQSLKDRDTVTAGINAQARKLQKSRSRVTSLFVDGSGEDVDGLGIWRSLSEMDLSAMGKEANRARQSALREDPEAEADKEVLRLGMEKEETESSDDNTTQYSIHPPFDFPYFLLLQGYSHRQDFVIYLMSGTTTIFGCCREHCNGEDEERLKVDILLFAPDVLPQHCCVRRLDSHNPTSTGEHRKTLTMLKPLHGAPVTRNGFLLKEEVELNPGDLVGLGKHYLFMFKDPTSTSGSHQTPPWMTRLCPNSDMKASCLSCGSIVTNRKFQRKFLPPRWRDPEGTEALVSYELEQEDSVLQEILDLLDPSGKEPKLTPAFLLSLCIQHSASTFKPTHFRQLLLRIASQIQLVMWEKTKELAAIQPETSSGDGQPDHLQLLSMEELIPGLQPLVLWMANSIELLHFIQHEVPQLLLRPQEDKAGLLDPEMSSTRTACEEAMTVLEEVIMFTFQQSVYYLTKSMYSALPSLLDGNPFSESGQLRVPDGLSGILEVLKEALKLLTAFQVHPDISLQLCAYLFFFINASLFNTFMERGSVAGFYQWSRGVQIRANLDLLMDWIQSIGLGDLATEFFQKLSAAVNLLATPKETLLQASWSSLRAEFAALNPAQLHHMLREYSSGKACPTGWTPSPDDAEDAVRTGDILESFDNHPPLILPSNTFHLELGKPIVEPALFEQLGRLQEFICRLPRRETRTDVEEQAPALRGTTTDSQSATSASTRVFQDPVAHQVVSDPVTCPSPKADPDCTSPTESSQARGSHGDLSSCEAVLTQKLKSLELQNTLPGQADLVYHKSLALDPSCLLTPPNTPQGMELAELEADLQEGARQQKKDLHSHLIWFVFPCCVQSGPVWPWWIGLVRRPAGAGLLRPLQRLSELQPTPTSTETKTVFCTRL from the exons atgatttCAGAGGAGAGAAGCAGCAACGTAAACAAACAAGCCCTGAACTTCCCCGTGGGTTTACTCATCCGCTCCCCGAAGAAGCGCCTCGCCAAGCTGGGGAGGAAACCCAGCAATGGATCGGTGca GTCCACCAACTCTGACAGCACCACCCGCTCCACAGAGAGCGTGGGTGTTCGGCAGCCGGCCAAGAGTAAAATCCGCCGTCACAATAACAGGCTTTCGACTGTTTTCAACCACAGCCCCAACCTGCGGGACAGCAGTGGACGCCGGGGCCAGACGCTGGGCAGCGGTGACCTCCAGGCTGCAGACGACCCCGCAGAGCTGTCCAGCCAAATGTCTGTCCCCGGCATCCTGAAGATCTTCGGCAGCGACATCTGTCAGGGGACAAACTATAAGAGCGTGCTGGCCACCACTCAGTCCAACGCAAAGGAGCTGGTGAAGGAGGCGCTGGAGAG GTACTGCCTGGAAAAAGAAGACGCCAACAGCTACGTGCTCTGCGATGTGATTGGCCAGACGGGCGCGGATAACCAGTGGAAGAGGGAGTGTTTCCGGGTGGTGGGAGACAACGAGAAGCCGCTGATGCTGCAGTCACTTTGGAAACCCAAGGAAGGCTTCTCCAGACGCTTTGAAATCCAGCTGAGGTCGAGCGTCGAGGAGCAGAGTTTAAAGGACAGAGACACGGTCACAGCAG GCATCAACGCTCAGGCTCGTAAGCTGCAGAAGAGCCGCTCCAGAGTCACCTCGCTGTTTGTGGACGGCAGCGGGGAGGACGTGGACGGACTCGGGATCTGGAGGAGTCTGAGCGAGATGGATCTGTCTGCGATGGGGAAGGAGGCCAACCGGGCCCGACAGAGCGCGCTGAGGGAGGATCCCGAAGCTGAGGCCGACAAGGAGGTCCTGAGGCTCGgcatggagaaggaggagacggAGAGCAGCGACGACAACACCACCCAGTACTCCATTCACCCGCCGTTTGACTTCCCAtacttcctgctgctgcagggctacagccacagacag GATTTCGTCATCTACCTGATGAGTGGGACCACCACCATCTTCGGCTGCTGCAGGGAGCACTGTAACGGGGAAGACGAGGAGAGATTAAAGGTGGACATCCTTCTCTTCGCTCCTGACGTCCTCCCCCAACACTGCTGCGTCAGACGCCTGGACTCTCACAACCCGACCTCCACGGGGGAGCACAGAAAGACATTAACGATGCTGAAGCCTCTCCACGGCGCTCCTGTCACCAGGAACGGTTTCCTTCTTAAAGAGGAGGTGGAACTGAACCCCGGGGACTTGGTTGGCTTGGGGAAACACTATCTGTTCATGTTTAAGGATCCTACGAGCACGTCAGGATCCCATCAGACGCCTCCTTGGATGACCAGACTCTGCCCAAACTCTGATATGAAAGCGTCTTGTTTATCATGCGGCTCCATCGTCACCAACAGGAAGTTCCAGAGGAAGTTTTTACCGCCTCGTTGGAGGGACCCGGAAGGCACGGAGGCGTTGGTAAGCTACGAGCTGGAGCAGGAGGACAGCGTCCTGCAGGAGATTCTGGATCTGTTGGACCCCAGCGGAAAGGAACCAAAGCTGACGCCTGCTTTCCTGCTGAGCCTGTGCATCCAGCACTCGGCCTCCACGTTCAAGCCGACGCACTtcagacagctgctgctccGGATAGCCAGCCAGATCCAGCTTGTTATGTGG GAGAAGACAAAGGAGCTCGCAGCGATCCAGCCAGAAAC GAGCTCCGGTGACGGCCAGCCCGACCACCTTCAGCTGCTCAGCATGGAGGAACTGATCCCGGGTCTGCAGCCTCTGGTGCTGTGGATGGCCAACTCCATCGAACTGCTGCACTTCATCCAGCATGAAGtccctcagctgctgctccGTCCTCAGGAGGACAAAG CAGGTCTGTTGGACCCTGAGATGTCCTCCACTCGGACAGCCTGTGAGGAGGCCATGACTGTCTTGGAGGAAGTCATCATGTTCACCTTCCAGCAGTCTGTCTACTATCTAACAAAG AGCATGTATTCAGCCCTGCCCAGCCTGCTCGATGGGAACCCGTTCTCAGAGAGCGGTCAGCTGCGAGTCCCCGATGGCCTCAGCGGCATCCTGGAGGTGCTGAAGGAGGCGCTGAAGCTGCTCACAGCCTTCCAGGTCCACCCCGACATCTCATTACAACTCTGTGCCTACCTGTTCTTCTTCATCAACGCGTCGCTGTTCAACACCTTCATGGAGAGAG GATCTGTAGCTGGGTTCTACCAGTGGTCCCGAGGGGTTCAGATCCGGGCCAACCTGGACCTGCTGATGGACTGGATCCAGAGCATCGGTCTGGGCGATCTGGCCACCGAGTTCTTCCAGAagctttctgctgctgtcaacCTGCTGGCTACACCCAAAGAAACCCTCCTGCAG GCATCCTGGTCGTCTCTCAGGGCTGAGTTCGCCGCCCTGAACCCGGCTCAGCTTCACCACATGCTGAGGGAGTACAGCTCGGGTAAAGCCTGTCCCACCGGATGGACGCCGTCACCGGACGATGCAGAGGACGCCGTCAGGACGG GCGACATCCTGGAGAGCTTCGACAACCACCCGCCGCTCATCCTGCCCAGCAACACGTTCCACCTGGAGCTGGGTAAACCCATCGTGGAGCCCGCCCTGTTCGAGCAGCTCGGCCGTCTGCAGGAGTTCATATGCCGGCTGCCCCGCCGTGAAACCCGAACCGATGTGGAGGAACAG GCTCCGGCTCTCAGGGGGACGACCACAGACAGCCAGTCTGCGACCTCAGCCTCCACCAGAGTCTTCCAGGATCCTGTAGCCCATCAGGTGGTCTCTGACCCGGTTACCTGTCCATCCCCTAAGGCGGACCCGGACTGTACCTCCCCTACAGAGTCGTCTCAGGCCCGAGGATCTCATGGTGACCTCAGCAGCTGTGAGGCAGTCCTGACCCAGAAGCTGAAGAGCCTGGAACTGCAGAACACCCTCCCAGGACAGGCCGACCTGGTCTACCACAAGAGCCTGGCACTGGACCCGTCCTGCCTGCTGACGCCGCCCAACACTCCGCAGGGCATGGAGCTGGCTGAGCTGGAGGCCGACCTGCAGGAGGGCGCCCGGCAGCAAAAGAAAG
- the radil2a gene encoding ras-associating and dilute domain-containing protein-like isoform X2 — MISEERSSNVNKQALNFPVGLLIRSPKKRLAKLGRKPSNGSVQSTNSDSTTRSTESVGVRQPAKSKIRRHNNRLSTVFNHSPNLRDSSGRRGQTLGSGDLQAADDPAELSSQMSVPGILKIFGSDICQGTNYKSVLATTQSNAKELVKEALERYCLEKEDANSYVLCDVIGQTGADNQWKRECFRVVGDNEKPLMLQSLWKPKEGFSRRFEIQLRSSVEEQSLKDRDTVTAGINAQARKLQKSRSRVTSLFVDGSGEDVDGLGIWRSLSEMDLSAMGKEANRARQSALREDPEAEADKEVLRLGMEKEETESSDDNTTQYSIHPPFDFPYFLLLQGYSHRQDFVIYLMSGTTTIFGCCREHCNGEDEERLKVDILLFAPDVLPQHCCVRRLDSHNPTSTGEHRKTLTMLKPLHGAPVTRNGFLLKEEVELNPGDLVGLGKHYLFMFKDPTSTSGSHQTPPWMTRLCPNSDMKASCLSCGSIVTNRKFQRKFLPPRWRDPEGTEALVSYELEQEDSVLQEILDLLDPSGKEPKLTPAFLLSLCIQHSASTFKPTHFRQLLLRIASQIQLVMWEKTKELAAIQPETSSGDGQPDHLQLLSMEELIPGLQPLVLWMANSIELLHFIQHEVPQLLLRPQEDKGLLDPEMSSTRTACEEAMTVLEEVIMFTFQQSVYYLTKSMYSALPSLLDGNPFSESGQLRVPDGLSGILEVLKEALKLLTAFQVHPDISLQLCAYLFFFINASLFNTFMERGSVAGFYQWSRGVQIRANLDLLMDWIQSIGLGDLATEFFQKLSAAVNLLATPKETLLQASWSSLRAEFAALNPAQLHHMLREYSSGKACPTGWTPSPDDAEDAVRTGDILESFDNHPPLILPSNTFHLELGKPIVEPALFEQLGRLQEFICRLPRRETRTDVEEQAPALRGTTTDSQSATSASTRVFQDPVAHQVVSDPVTCPSPKADPDCTSPTESSQARGSHGDLSSCEAVLTQKLKSLELQNTLPGQADLVYHKSLALDPSCLLTPPNTPQGMELAELEADLQEGARQQKKVSGYAEWKRESVDDEVVFTVELRRGPHGLGLALVDGTKTQLRMSGIYVKSVVPDSPAAQCQKLRTGDRILAVNGISLVGMEYNVGRELIRSSGDSLKLLVAKIDSKPSEKSSAATRC; from the exons atgatttCAGAGGAGAGAAGCAGCAACGTAAACAAACAAGCCCTGAACTTCCCCGTGGGTTTACTCATCCGCTCCCCGAAGAAGCGCCTCGCCAAGCTGGGGAGGAAACCCAGCAATGGATCGGTGca GTCCACCAACTCTGACAGCACCACCCGCTCCACAGAGAGCGTGGGTGTTCGGCAGCCGGCCAAGAGTAAAATCCGCCGTCACAATAACAGGCTTTCGACTGTTTTCAACCACAGCCCCAACCTGCGGGACAGCAGTGGACGCCGGGGCCAGACGCTGGGCAGCGGTGACCTCCAGGCTGCAGACGACCCCGCAGAGCTGTCCAGCCAAATGTCTGTCCCCGGCATCCTGAAGATCTTCGGCAGCGACATCTGTCAGGGGACAAACTATAAGAGCGTGCTGGCCACCACTCAGTCCAACGCAAAGGAGCTGGTGAAGGAGGCGCTGGAGAG GTACTGCCTGGAAAAAGAAGACGCCAACAGCTACGTGCTCTGCGATGTGATTGGCCAGACGGGCGCGGATAACCAGTGGAAGAGGGAGTGTTTCCGGGTGGTGGGAGACAACGAGAAGCCGCTGATGCTGCAGTCACTTTGGAAACCCAAGGAAGGCTTCTCCAGACGCTTTGAAATCCAGCTGAGGTCGAGCGTCGAGGAGCAGAGTTTAAAGGACAGAGACACGGTCACAGCAG GCATCAACGCTCAGGCTCGTAAGCTGCAGAAGAGCCGCTCCAGAGTCACCTCGCTGTTTGTGGACGGCAGCGGGGAGGACGTGGACGGACTCGGGATCTGGAGGAGTCTGAGCGAGATGGATCTGTCTGCGATGGGGAAGGAGGCCAACCGGGCCCGACAGAGCGCGCTGAGGGAGGATCCCGAAGCTGAGGCCGACAAGGAGGTCCTGAGGCTCGgcatggagaaggaggagacggAGAGCAGCGACGACAACACCACCCAGTACTCCATTCACCCGCCGTTTGACTTCCCAtacttcctgctgctgcagggctacagccacagacag GATTTCGTCATCTACCTGATGAGTGGGACCACCACCATCTTCGGCTGCTGCAGGGAGCACTGTAACGGGGAAGACGAGGAGAGATTAAAGGTGGACATCCTTCTCTTCGCTCCTGACGTCCTCCCCCAACACTGCTGCGTCAGACGCCTGGACTCTCACAACCCGACCTCCACGGGGGAGCACAGAAAGACATTAACGATGCTGAAGCCTCTCCACGGCGCTCCTGTCACCAGGAACGGTTTCCTTCTTAAAGAGGAGGTGGAACTGAACCCCGGGGACTTGGTTGGCTTGGGGAAACACTATCTGTTCATGTTTAAGGATCCTACGAGCACGTCAGGATCCCATCAGACGCCTCCTTGGATGACCAGACTCTGCCCAAACTCTGATATGAAAGCGTCTTGTTTATCATGCGGCTCCATCGTCACCAACAGGAAGTTCCAGAGGAAGTTTTTACCGCCTCGTTGGAGGGACCCGGAAGGCACGGAGGCGTTGGTAAGCTACGAGCTGGAGCAGGAGGACAGCGTCCTGCAGGAGATTCTGGATCTGTTGGACCCCAGCGGAAAGGAACCAAAGCTGACGCCTGCTTTCCTGCTGAGCCTGTGCATCCAGCACTCGGCCTCCACGTTCAAGCCGACGCACTtcagacagctgctgctccGGATAGCCAGCCAGATCCAGCTTGTTATGTGG GAGAAGACAAAGGAGCTCGCAGCGATCCAGCCAGAAAC GAGCTCCGGTGACGGCCAGCCCGACCACCTTCAGCTGCTCAGCATGGAGGAACTGATCCCGGGTCTGCAGCCTCTGGTGCTGTGGATGGCCAACTCCATCGAACTGCTGCACTTCATCCAGCATGAAGtccctcagctgctgctccGTCCTCAGGAGGACAAAG GTCTGTTGGACCCTGAGATGTCCTCCACTCGGACAGCCTGTGAGGAGGCCATGACTGTCTTGGAGGAAGTCATCATGTTCACCTTCCAGCAGTCTGTCTACTATCTAACAAAG AGCATGTATTCAGCCCTGCCCAGCCTGCTCGATGGGAACCCGTTCTCAGAGAGCGGTCAGCTGCGAGTCCCCGATGGCCTCAGCGGCATCCTGGAGGTGCTGAAGGAGGCGCTGAAGCTGCTCACAGCCTTCCAGGTCCACCCCGACATCTCATTACAACTCTGTGCCTACCTGTTCTTCTTCATCAACGCGTCGCTGTTCAACACCTTCATGGAGAGAG GATCTGTAGCTGGGTTCTACCAGTGGTCCCGAGGGGTTCAGATCCGGGCCAACCTGGACCTGCTGATGGACTGGATCCAGAGCATCGGTCTGGGCGATCTGGCCACCGAGTTCTTCCAGAagctttctgctgctgtcaacCTGCTGGCTACACCCAAAGAAACCCTCCTGCAG GCATCCTGGTCGTCTCTCAGGGCTGAGTTCGCCGCCCTGAACCCGGCTCAGCTTCACCACATGCTGAGGGAGTACAGCTCGGGTAAAGCCTGTCCCACCGGATGGACGCCGTCACCGGACGATGCAGAGGACGCCGTCAGGACGG GCGACATCCTGGAGAGCTTCGACAACCACCCGCCGCTCATCCTGCCCAGCAACACGTTCCACCTGGAGCTGGGTAAACCCATCGTGGAGCCCGCCCTGTTCGAGCAGCTCGGCCGTCTGCAGGAGTTCATATGCCGGCTGCCCCGCCGTGAAACCCGAACCGATGTGGAGGAACAG GCTCCGGCTCTCAGGGGGACGACCACAGACAGCCAGTCTGCGACCTCAGCCTCCACCAGAGTCTTCCAGGATCCTGTAGCCCATCAGGTGGTCTCTGACCCGGTTACCTGTCCATCCCCTAAGGCGGACCCGGACTGTACCTCCCCTACAGAGTCGTCTCAGGCCCGAGGATCTCATGGTGACCTCAGCAGCTGTGAGGCAGTCCTGACCCAGAAGCTGAAGAGCCTGGAACTGCAGAACACCCTCCCAGGACAGGCCGACCTGGTCTACCACAAGAGCCTGGCACTGGACCCGTCCTGCCTGCTGACGCCGCCCAACACTCCGCAGGGCATGGAGCTGGCTGAGCTGGAGGCCGACCTGCAGGAGGGCGCCCGGCAGCAAAAGAAAG tcAGTGGATACGCcgagtggaagagagagagcgtggATGATGAGGTGGTGTTCACGGTGGAGCTCCGCAGAGGACCTCACGGTCTGGGACTGGCGCTCGTGGATGGAACG AAAACTCAGCTGAGGATGAGCGGCATCTACGTGAAGTCGGTGGTTCCCGACTCTCCCGCCGCTCAGTGTCAGAAACTGAGAACGGGTGATCGCATCCTGGCTGTTAACGGCATCAGCCTGGTCGGTATGGAGTACAACGT CGGCAGAGAACTGATCCGATCATCGGGAGACTCGCTCAAACTTCTGGTGGCCAAGATCGACTCAAAGCCGAGTGAGAAGAGCTCGGCTGCGACCAGATGCTGA